The DNA sequence ACTTTTGGCTAAACCCTTACAGAAAGACAGCCAGATTTACTAACGAAAGCGGTGAAACATTTATTTTTAATAAAAAAGAAGTACTCTCCCTAGTGGAATTCTTTAGCATATCCAGATAAGGGCTCCTGTAAATTGATCATACGAGATGGAAACTTAGCTTGCGGGAAGCCAGTTAGTAAATGGGAGATAACAGACCATATATATGAACTGAGATGGCCAATGATTTACGAAGACCACCTCAGAATGAATTCCAAGTTTATTCGAAGCCTAATAAAATGCTGTGACCTAAATGATAGTAGCCAGCCTGTTGAATATGGCTACATTAATTACTGCAAATAAAAAGAAGAAAACTGATACATTTACACCTCTTAATCGTCTAATAAAGTGAGTACAAGAACTTTTTTAGGAGGAGGAAGTATGAAAAAATCTCTAACGTTTATGTTTGTTTTGATGTTGTCACTGTCTTCATTATCAGTTCCTGATGCTCAAGCAAAACCGGCTAATGAAAGGATCTTGAAACTTACCGTCAATTCACACATTTATTATGTTGATGACGTAAAATATGATTTTGGAGCAAATGAAAAAGTTGTCCCGCTTATAAAGAATGGTTCAGTATATGTACCGGCGAGAACCATACCTAATTGGTTTGGTACACCTAACTCCTATAAATCTGGTCAATTCAGAATTGTAGCTAAGGATAGAACGACTATCTTTGATACACATAAAAAGAAAATCTATATTAACGGCCGTCAATTCACCACATTAGAATCCTTTGTTTTCGAAGGAAAACTTTATTTGCCAATTGGCCGTGTAGCTGATGCAGTTGAACAGCCGCTGGTCCGCAATGGAAACTCAATTACGATTGGACAAATGAGATAAAATTCAGGTGCTATTCTAACGAAACCTGAATCAGAAGAAAGTGACAGACATATAATTTTGTCTGTCACTTTTTCCTATTTATTCGGAATCTCTTTAACGGTTTGTTTTCCAGTTTTATGATTGTAATTCACAATGTAAAGGAGCTTCCTGGTTTTTTTTATATCAATAATCTTAACTGTTTTAGTACCGTCTTGTTCCTGCCAGGTATCCATGATGACAGGTTCGATAAATTTCCCGCTTTCAGTTAAGGATTTTACCCACTCTGTAGATGGCGATTTAGTCATGAGTTGTTCAAGTTGATACAGTGTTCCTTTATACGGAAAAGTCTCTGTTGATAAGCTGGCATGGTAGGCAGTTACAAAATCTCCGACCAGAAAGTTTTCTAATGTTAGACTTGCTCCTTTTTGGTTTTTAAACGTTATTGACTTGTCAAAAGTAAAATCGACTCTGTTAATACGGAATCCATTTGGTAAAACCTTCGTGATGTACCCGGTGTACATAAAATCTTTTTTATTTTTGAGGATTGCCTCCTGTTCTTTTTTTAACTTCTCGGCAAACTCATTTTTAATCTCTACTACTTTTAGATCCTTATTTTTTAAATTGAGAGTAGCTTCGTATTTTTTTCCGTTGGTAGTCCATTCAAAGAAATGAATGATTAGTTTATCATCAGTTATTTTTTGTAAAGAAGGCGAAATGATATCTCCCATAGGCTGATGTTTGAGGATGTAACGAACCGCTTCGCTTATTTCCTGGCTTCTCTGGTCATCATAGGTGATGACACTAGTAGCTTCTCCTTGACCAGGGAAGGATGCCATGATAAATCCAGTCGTTTTTAGATTTATAAGGCTTCCGGGCTGAAGATCTTTGGCAGTAATTTTTTTGCCAGAAGTCGTACTAATTACAGCTTTATCGATTGAATAATAGGTACTATCAACAAGAATACTTCCTTCACTTGTGTCTTGAATAATCCTTGCCGAATTGACGAGTTCCTCATTCATGTTAAGCCGACCAACATCTGCTGTGCTGTCTGGGGTGCAGCCAGTTAATGCAATAAGGAGTATAATAATTAAAAATATATTCATTTTCTTAAGCATTCTTCTTCTCCTCCCTGAACCAAGTGGAAAAGACCCTTGACATTTTTCTAATGTAAAGCCATGGATCTGTCCATGTGGCCATTAAAAATAACGAAATGAGGTATAAAATGAAATACCAGCTGTATTTTAGTTTATTTGTTTATGAAAAAATTGATTACTGGGTTCCTTTAATGAAGTACTTTTTATTACGTTCAGATACTATAGAAATCCATTGCTGGAATGAAGAGAAATTGATTGTGGAGGAAGTGCAATCTGTGCTTAAAGGGTTTGAAAAAACTAAGGAATACGACCTTACTATATTCAAAGGGAAAATTACACCAGACGTTGTAAATTATTTATCATATAACAATATAGACATAGAGGGGAAGATCAAATGGTTCTCTATCTTCCTAATAAATAATACCACAACCATCTTCCATTCCGAACATTGGGGTATGGAGTTTTTTGCTCCCGACGTTTACAAAAAAGATGTCGCATTCATCAAATCTATAATGCCAGTGGAAACAAATTTTCATCAATATATATGAAGCCAATGGGAGAAGCCAGGGGGGCTGTCCCTGTGGCAAGTCACTTTATAATGTCGAAACTGAAAATCTAAAAAAGATAAAGAGCTAAAAAATATGAAATTATAAGGTAACAGGCGGGTTGATCCAGGAAGGATAACCGCCTTTTTTATTGAATCCTTATTCTATAAAAGTGCAGTTTAAATCAAGTTCTTGTTGTTAAAATAAAAATGGGGCAAATTTCCCCGTAGTTAGGACGGTGTATGATGAAGAATCCGCGGAACATAGTACTCTTTATTGCTCAAAGCTTGGATGGATACATCGCAACAAAAGAAGACTCATTAGAATGGTTATTTAAAGTAGAGGGTGAAGGTGATAATGGCTACTCGGAATTTTATGAAGAAATTGACACAATCATTATGGGCAAAAGAACATATGACTGGATAATGAAACACGAAAAAGGTCAATTCCCATATAAAAATAAAGACTGTTACGTCTTTTCCAGGTCTCAATTAGAAGATAC is a window from the Bacillus infantis NRRL B-14911 genome containing:
- a CDS encoding stalk domain-containing protein — its product is MKKSLTFMFVLMLSLSSLSVPDAQAKPANERILKLTVNSHIYYVDDVKYDFGANEKVVPLIKNGSVYVPARTIPNWFGTPNSYKSGQFRIVAKDRTTIFDTHKKKIYINGRQFTTLESFVFEGKLYLPIGRVADAVEQPLVRNGNSITIGQMR